The Candidatus Cloacimonadota bacterium genome has a segment encoding these proteins:
- a CDS encoding four helix bundle protein translates to ARYAQSKKDFISKMSIALKEASESEYWIELLKNEYLTEKETNSIIKNLIEIIKMLTKSIKTAKEKNKNNG, encoded by the coding sequence AAGCAAGATATGCTCAAAGTAAAAAAGATTTTATTTCAAAAATGAGTATTGCCCTAAAAGAAGCAAGCGAAAGTGAATACTGGATTGAATTATTGAAAAATGAATATTTGACAGAAAAAGAAACTAATTCTATAATTAAAAATTTAATTGAAATCATAAAAATGTTGACTAAAAGTATAAAAACTGCAAAAGAAAAAAACAAAAACAACGGATAA
- a CDS encoding M14 family zinc carboxypeptidase, with protein sequence MLKKKTVVIVISIVTAMLLFSSLFSEELTKPQALTEIYFKFSISSKEEIETITRIVSIDNVEGNEVYAYAHPDQLKKLKELGYIIEILPKLKGGRPLTMAYTIAEMADWDRYPIYDVYLEMMCLFGENYPDICRIDTVGYSQQGREILFAKISDNVDVEENEPEFMYTAQMHGDELVTYIMMLRLIDYLLTNYGTDTQVTNLVDNIEIWINPLANPDGTYHGGNNTVSGAQRCLANGVDPNRNFPDPEDGPHPDGHPWAQETIIMMDFADSHSFVHSANFHSGAEVVNYPWDTWPRLHADDDWYQVISHEYADTVHANSPSGYMNPYWSDNGITNGYAWYTIAGGRQDYMNYFQGCREVTLELSNVKMLSSDQLPAHWNYNKHSFLNYIDNVFYGIKGVVTDTLANPLDAMITVVDHDFDNSEVFTDSDVGDYHRMLLPGTYDLTFSSYGYLPQTITGITVVDTGATIVNVELEEVETITVSGTVKDGDTGAPISGASVEILDTSIPPATTGASGRYTIHGVLEGTYTFQVSAIGYTTLLEEHTVTSDNNVIDFELFEPYLFYDFEDNNGGFTSIPSTGAWEWGEPTAGGIYAYSGVNVWATNLDGYYNNSVNWYLDSPEFLVSNNSNLSFYHYYDFEGSDKTLWDGGNVKISTDGGSTFTLITPLGGYDGTITALGEPGFGGSTDDWEIVEFDLGTYTGDNVIIRWHFASDGSVNHYYGWYIDDVAITIQAGVDDYQYETPYKIVLHQNYPNPFGPRLNRGSTTISFSATDLHPSSAVAMLRRVDRFPQIKIYNVKGQIVKQLKIKNLKLKINEVVWDGKDDNGKQLPNGIYLYKLTSGNYKSGIKKMILLK encoded by the coding sequence ATGTTAAAGAAAAAAACTGTAGTAATAGTAATAAGCATAGTTACAGCTATGCTTTTATTCAGTTCACTTTTTTCAGAAGAATTAACTAAACCCCAGGCACTAACTGAAATTTATTTCAAATTCTCAATTAGTTCAAAAGAAGAAATAGAAACTATCACCAGAATAGTCTCCATTGATAATGTAGAAGGTAACGAAGTATATGCTTATGCTCATCCTGACCAACTAAAAAAGTTAAAGGAACTTGGCTATATTATTGAAATTTTGCCAAAGTTGAAAGGTGGTAGACCTCTTACAATGGCATATACAATCGCAGAGATGGCAGACTGGGACCGCTATCCGATATACGATGTTTATTTAGAGATGATGTGTCTGTTTGGAGAAAATTACCCTGATATTTGTAGGATAGATACTGTTGGCTATTCACAGCAAGGCAGGGAAATCCTCTTTGCGAAAATTTCTGATAATGTAGATGTGGAAGAGAATGAACCTGAATTTATGTACACCGCACAAATGCATGGTGATGAGTTAGTTACATATATTATGATGTTACGATTAATTGATTATCTTTTGACCAATTATGGAACTGATACTCAAGTAACCAATCTTGTTGATAACATTGAAATCTGGATAAATCCGTTAGCAAATCCTGACGGAACTTATCACGGAGGGAATAATACCGTGAGTGGTGCTCAAAGATGTCTTGCTAACGGAGTTGACCCAAACAGAAATTTCCCTGACCCAGAAGACGGACCGCATCCTGATGGTCATCCCTGGGCACAAGAAACAATTATAATGATGGATTTTGCAGATTCACACTCTTTTGTACATTCTGCAAATTTCCATAGTGGAGCAGAGGTTGTAAACTATCCCTGGGATACCTGGCCAAGACTCCATGCTGATGATGATTGGTATCAAGTAATTTCTCATGAATATGCTGATACTGTCCACGCAAACAGTCCATCCGGATATATGAATCCATATTGGTCTGATAATGGAATTACTAATGGATACGCATGGTATACAATAGCTGGCGGGCGTCAGGATTATATGAATTATTTCCAGGGCTGTAGAGAGGTAACATTAGAACTTTCAAATGTTAAGATGTTATCGTCTGATCAACTGCCTGCTCATTGGAATTATAACAAACACTCATTTTTAAACTACATTGATAATGTTTTCTATGGTATAAAAGGTGTAGTTACTGACACACTTGCAAATCCACTTGATGCGATGATAACTGTGGTTGACCATGATTTTGACAATTCAGAAGTATTTACAGACTCTGATGTGGGGGATTATCATCGGATGTTGTTACCTGGCACTTACGACCTGACATTCTCTTCGTATGGTTATCTTCCTCAAACTATAACTGGGATAACTGTTGTTGATACTGGTGCTACAATAGTAAATGTTGAACTTGAAGAGGTAGAAACAATAACTGTAAGTGGTACTGTAAAAGATGGTGACACTGGAGCGCCAATATCTGGAGCATCAGTTGAAATACTTGATACCTCTATACCACCTGCAACAACTGGAGCATCAGGACGCTATACTATTCATGGAGTTTTAGAAGGAACTTACACATTCCAGGTTTCTGCAATCGGATATACAACTTTACTTGAAGAACACACAGTAACATCAGACAATAATGTCATTGATTTTGAACTCTTTGAGCCCTATTTATTTTACGACTTTGAAGATAATAATGGTGGTTTTACCAGTATTCCCTCAACCGGTGCATGGGAATGGGGCGAACCGACTGCAGGTGGTATTTATGCTTACTCAGGAGTAAATGTATGGGCTACTAACTTAGATGGATATTATAATAATTCAGTAAATTGGTATCTTGACTCACCAGAATTTTTAGTTTCAAATAATTCAAATCTATCATTTTATCACTATTATGACTTTGAAGGCAGCGATAAGACCCTCTGGGATGGAGGAAATGTAAAAATCTCAACCGATGGTGGTTCTACATTTACTCTTATTACTCCTTTAGGAGGATATGATGGTACTATAACTGCGCTGGGTGAACCAGGTTTTGGAGGTTCTACTGATGATTGGGAGATAGTAGAGTTTGACCTTGGTACATACACTGGGGATAATGTTATAATAAGATGGCATTTTGCCTCTGACGGTTCGGTTAACCACTACTATGGCTGGTATATTGATGATGTGGCAATTACAATACAAGCAGGAGTTGATGATTATCAATATGAAACTCCTTATAAAATTGTCTTACATCAAAATTATCCGAATCCATTCGGTCCCCGATTAAATCGGGGATCAACCACAATTTCTTTTTCAGCTACTGATTTACACCCGTCCTCCGCAGTAGCAATGCTACGGAGGGTGGACAGATTTCCACAGATAAAAATTTATAATGTAAAAGGTCAAATAGTAAAACAATTAAAAATTAAAAATTTAAAACTGAAAATTAATGAGGTTGTTTGGGACGGAAAAGACGACAATGGTAAACAGTTGCCTAACGGCATCTATCTTTATAAATTGACATCTGGTAATTATAAATCTGGAATCAAAAAAATGATATTACTAAAATAG
- a CDS encoding pyrophosphate--fructose-6-phosphate 1-phosphotransferase: MEDKIGILTAGGLAPCLSSSIGGLIKKYTEFVPNAEIIGYLNGYKGLLLGDSIKITENVRKNAELLYRVGGSVLGSSRVKLTNVADCVKKGYIVEGKNPLQVAAEQLIKDGITILHTIGGDDTNIAASELASYLSINGYNLTVVGLPKTVDNDIIPVTQTLGAWTAAEQGAIFFENVANENTTSSRQLIIHEVMGRNCGWLTAATASEYRKGLEKKTFLSDILLTKERWDIDAIYIPELIIDLDAETERLSKLMDAKDGVNIFLSEGAGVETITAEMEAQGKTVHRDAFGHVRLDEINPGQWFAKKLSKVLKADKTLVQKSGYFARSAVPNKRDLNLILKTTNMAVKSALNGQSGVIGLDEKCNDEMRCIGFQRIKDGKPFNIHAEWFQKMLRDIGQIR, translated from the coding sequence ATGGAAGATAAGATTGGAATATTAACAGCTGGCGGTTTAGCTCCGTGCCTTTCCTCTTCAATCGGAGGATTGATTAAAAAGTATACGGAATTTGTTCCCAACGCAGAGATTATCGGATACTTAAATGGGTATAAAGGTTTATTATTAGGAGATAGTATAAAAATTACCGAAAATGTTAGAAAAAATGCAGAATTATTATATAGAGTTGGCGGCAGTGTTTTAGGAAGTAGTCGGGTAAAATTAACAAATGTAGCTGATTGTGTAAAAAAAGGTTATATCGTAGAAGGAAAAAATCCCTTACAAGTTGCTGCCGAACAGTTAATAAAAGATGGAATAACTATTCTTCACACAATCGGAGGTGATGATACCAACATTGCAGCATCAGAATTAGCTTCATATTTGTCAATAAATGGATATAACCTTACTGTTGTTGGATTGCCTAAAACAGTGGATAATGACATTATTCCTGTTACCCAAACTCTGGGAGCATGGACTGCAGCCGAACAAGGAGCTATTTTCTTTGAAAATGTGGCAAATGAAAATACCACAAGTTCTCGCCAATTAATTATTCATGAAGTTATGGGTAGAAATTGTGGTTGGCTTACCGCTGCTACTGCATCCGAGTATAGGAAAGGTCTTGAAAAGAAAACATTTTTATCTGATATTCTTCTAACTAAGGAACGATGGGATATAGATGCCATTTACATCCCAGAATTGATAATTGACCTTGATGCTGAAACAGAGCGTCTTAGTAAATTGATGGATGCAAAAGATGGTGTAAATATTTTCTTGAGTGAAGGGGCTGGGGTAGAAACCATTACTGCAGAAATGGAAGCACAAGGCAAGACGGTACATAGAGATGCTTTTGGTCATGTAAGATTAGATGAGATAAATCCTGGGCAATGGTTTGCAAAGAAATTAAGTAAAGTTCTTAAGGCTGATAAAACATTAGTTCAAAAAAGTGGCTACTTTGCTCGTTCTGCTGTTCCAAATAAGAGAGATTTAAACTTAATTTTGAAGACAACAAATATGGCTGTTAAATCTGCATTGAACGGTCAAAGTGGTGTTATTGGGCTTGATGAAAAATGCAATGATGAAATGCGGTGCATAGGATTTCAAAGAATTAAAGATGGCAAACCATTCAATATTCACGCCGAGTGGTTTCAGAAAATGTTAAGGGATATTGGGCAAATAAGATAA